One part of the Haliotis asinina isolate JCU_RB_2024 chromosome 2, JCU_Hal_asi_v2, whole genome shotgun sequence genome encodes these proteins:
- the LOC137274074 gene encoding septin-11-like isoform X4, with the protein MAATEVQRMPTVQAQNLRNLTLTGHVGFDSLPDQLVNKSVSQGFCFNILCVGETGIGKSTMMDTLFNTSFDSTPSSHDLPGVKLKAHTYELQEKNVSLKLTLVDSVGFGDQINKEDSWKSIVDYIDTKFDAYLQEELKIKRMLHSYHDNRIHACLYFIAPTGHSLKALDLVTMKKLDSKVNIIPVIAKADTITKTELHKFKAKIMSELMANGVQIYQFPTDDETVAENNASMNSHLPFAVVGSNDEVKIGNKMVKARQYPWGTVQVENENHCDFVKLREMLIRTNMEDLRETTHKRHFELYRRHKLEDMGFSDSDAKSLSETYELKRQQHISDLQKKEEEMRQTFVIRVKEKEAELKEAEKELHARFDSLKKQHADEKKKLEDRKKQLDDEMNVLQQKKAQYQANQSTMGKKKK; encoded by the exons ATGGCTGCAACAGAAGTGCAAAGG ATGCCAACTGTACAGGCTCAGAACTTAAGGAATCTCACCTTGACAGGCCATGTTGGGTTCGACAGCCTGCCAGATCAACTGGTCAACAAGTCTGTATCTCAAGGCTTCTGTTTCAACATCCTCTGCGTTG GTGAAACAGGCATTGGCAAGTCAACGATGATGGATACATTGTTCAACACCAGCTTTGATTCTACTCCCAGTTCTCATGATCTGCCAGGAGTAAAGCTGAAGGCTCATACATACG AGCTACAAGAGAAGAATGTGAGTTTAAAACTGACACTGGTAGACTCGGTGGGCTTCGGGGACCAAATAAACAAAGAGGATAG CTGGAAGTCCATCGTAGACTACATCGATACCAAATTTGATGCTTACCTCCAGGAGGAGCTGAAGATCAAACGTATGCTCCacagttaccatgacaaccgTATTCATGCTTGTCTCTACTTCATTGCTCCAACAGGACACTC GCTTAAAGCACTAGATCTGGTCACAATGAAGAAGCTAGATAGCAAGGTCAACATCATACCTGTTATCGCCAAAGCTGATACCATTACCAAGACCGAGCTCCACAAGTTCAAAGCAAAG ATTATGAGTGAGCTGATGGCCAATGGAGTACAGATCTACCAGTTCCCGACTGATGATGAGACCGTAGCAGAGAACAATGCTTCCATGAAT agtcacctaccttttgctgtGGTTGGCAGCAATGATGAAGTGAAGATTGGCAACAAGATGGTGAAGGCAAGGCAGTATCCTTGGGGGACAGTGCAAG ttgaaaatgaaaaccacTGCGACTTTGTGAAACTTCGCGAAATGTTGATCAGGACAAATATGGAGGacctaagggagacaactcacaaGCGTCATTTCGAGCTGTATCGTAGACATAAGCTGGAAGACATGGGGTTTTCAGACAGCGATGCAAAGAG TCTATCAGAGACGTATGAGCTGAAGCGTCAGCAACATATCAGCGACCTGCAGAAGAAGGAGGAGGAGATGAGGCAGACGTTTGTCATCAGAGTCAAGGAGAAGGAGGCTGAGCTCAAGGAGGCAGAGAAGGAG CTCCATGCTCGCTTTGACTCATTGAAGAAGCAACATGCAGATGAAAAGAAGAAACTAGAGGATCGCAAGAAACAGTTAGACGATGAGATGAATGTTCTTCAACAGAAGAAGGCTCAATACCAAGCAAACCAATCTACCATGGGCAAGAAGAAGaagtaa
- the LOC137274074 gene encoding septin-11-like isoform X2 has product MAATEVQRDDNKTISLPEMPTVQAQNLRNLTLTGHVGFDSLPDQLVNKSVSQGFCFNILCVGETGIGKSTMMDTLFNTSFDSTPSSHDLPGVKLKAHTYELQEKNVSLKLTLVDSVGFGDQINKEDSWKSIVDYIDTKFDAYLQEELKIKRMLHSYHDNRIHACLYFIAPTGHSLKALDLVTMKKLDSKVNIIPVIAKADTITKTELHKFKAKIMSELMANGVQIYQFPTDDETVAENNASMNSHLPFAVVGSNDEVKIGNKMVKARQYPWGTVQVENENHCDFVKLREMLIRTNMEDLRETTHKRHFELYRRHKLEDMGFSDSDAKSLSETYELKRQQHISDLQKKEEEMRQTFVIRVKEKEAELKEAEKELHARFDSLKKQHADEKKKLEDRKKQLDDEMNVLQQKKAQYQANQSTMGKKKK; this is encoded by the exons ATGGCTGCAACAGAAGTGCAAAGG gatgacaacaaaacaattaGTTTGCCAGAG ATGCCAACTGTACAGGCTCAGAACTTAAGGAATCTCACCTTGACAGGCCATGTTGGGTTCGACAGCCTGCCAGATCAACTGGTCAACAAGTCTGTATCTCAAGGCTTCTGTTTCAACATCCTCTGCGTTG GTGAAACAGGCATTGGCAAGTCAACGATGATGGATACATTGTTCAACACCAGCTTTGATTCTACTCCCAGTTCTCATGATCTGCCAGGAGTAAAGCTGAAGGCTCATACATACG AGCTACAAGAGAAGAATGTGAGTTTAAAACTGACACTGGTAGACTCGGTGGGCTTCGGGGACCAAATAAACAAAGAGGATAG CTGGAAGTCCATCGTAGACTACATCGATACCAAATTTGATGCTTACCTCCAGGAGGAGCTGAAGATCAAACGTATGCTCCacagttaccatgacaaccgTATTCATGCTTGTCTCTACTTCATTGCTCCAACAGGACACTC GCTTAAAGCACTAGATCTGGTCACAATGAAGAAGCTAGATAGCAAGGTCAACATCATACCTGTTATCGCCAAAGCTGATACCATTACCAAGACCGAGCTCCACAAGTTCAAAGCAAAG ATTATGAGTGAGCTGATGGCCAATGGAGTACAGATCTACCAGTTCCCGACTGATGATGAGACCGTAGCAGAGAACAATGCTTCCATGAAT agtcacctaccttttgctgtGGTTGGCAGCAATGATGAAGTGAAGATTGGCAACAAGATGGTGAAGGCAAGGCAGTATCCTTGGGGGACAGTGCAAG ttgaaaatgaaaaccacTGCGACTTTGTGAAACTTCGCGAAATGTTGATCAGGACAAATATGGAGGacctaagggagacaactcacaaGCGTCATTTCGAGCTGTATCGTAGACATAAGCTGGAAGACATGGGGTTTTCAGACAGCGATGCAAAGAG TCTATCAGAGACGTATGAGCTGAAGCGTCAGCAACATATCAGCGACCTGCAGAAGAAGGAGGAGGAGATGAGGCAGACGTTTGTCATCAGAGTCAAGGAGAAGGAGGCTGAGCTCAAGGAGGCAGAGAAGGAG CTCCATGCTCGCTTTGACTCATTGAAGAAGCAACATGCAGATGAAAAGAAGAAACTAGAGGATCGCAAGAAACAGTTAGACGATGAGATGAATGTTCTTCAACAGAAGAAGGCTCAATACCAAGCAAACCAATCTACCATGGGCAAGAAGAAGaagtaa
- the LOC137274074 gene encoding septin-11-like isoform X3: protein MAATEVQRMPTVQAQNLRNLTLTGHVGFDSLPDQLVNKSVSQGFCFNILCVGETGIGKSTMMDTLFNTSFDSTPSSHDLPGVKLKAHTYDLQESSVRLKLTVVDSVGYGDQINKEESWKSIVDYIDTKFDAYLQEELKIKRMLHSYHDNRIHACLYFIAPTGHSLKALDLVTMKKLDSKVNIIPVIAKADTITKTELHKFKAKIMSELMANGVQIYQFPTDDETVAENNASMNSHLPFAVVGSNDEVKIGNKMVKARQYPWGTVQVENENHCDFVKLREMLIRTNMEDLRETTHKRHFELYRRHKLEDMGFSDSDAKSLSETYELKRQQHISDLQKKEEEMRQTFVIRVKEKEAELKEAEKELHARFDSLKKQHADEKKKLEDRKKQLDDEMNVLQQKKAQYQANQSTMGKKKK, encoded by the exons ATGGCTGCAACAGAAGTGCAAAGG ATGCCAACTGTACAGGCTCAGAACTTAAGGAATCTCACCTTGACAGGCCATGTTGGGTTCGACAGCCTGCCAGATCAACTGGTCAACAAGTCTGTATCTCAAGGCTTCTGTTTCAACATCCTCTGCGTTG GTGAAACAGGCATTGGCAAGTCAACGATGATGGATACATTGTTCAACACCAGCTTTGATTCTACTCCCAGTTCTCATGATCTGCCAGGAGTAAAGCTGAAGGCTCATACATACG ATCTACAGGAAAGCAGTGTTCGACTCAAGTTGACCGTTGTCGACTCTGTTGGCTATGGCGACCAGATAAACAAGGAAGAAAG CTGGAAGTCCATCGTAGACTACATCGATACCAAATTTGATGCTTACCTCCAGGAGGAGCTGAAGATCAAACGTATGCTCCacagttaccatgacaaccgTATTCATGCTTGTCTCTACTTCATTGCTCCAACAGGACACTC GCTTAAAGCACTAGATCTGGTCACAATGAAGAAGCTAGATAGCAAGGTCAACATCATACCTGTTATCGCCAAAGCTGATACCATTACCAAGACCGAGCTCCACAAGTTCAAAGCAAAG ATTATGAGTGAGCTGATGGCCAATGGAGTACAGATCTACCAGTTCCCGACTGATGATGAGACCGTAGCAGAGAACAATGCTTCCATGAAT agtcacctaccttttgctgtGGTTGGCAGCAATGATGAAGTGAAGATTGGCAACAAGATGGTGAAGGCAAGGCAGTATCCTTGGGGGACAGTGCAAG ttgaaaatgaaaaccacTGCGACTTTGTGAAACTTCGCGAAATGTTGATCAGGACAAATATGGAGGacctaagggagacaactcacaaGCGTCATTTCGAGCTGTATCGTAGACATAAGCTGGAAGACATGGGGTTTTCAGACAGCGATGCAAAGAG TCTATCAGAGACGTATGAGCTGAAGCGTCAGCAACATATCAGCGACCTGCAGAAGAAGGAGGAGGAGATGAGGCAGACGTTTGTCATCAGAGTCAAGGAGAAGGAGGCTGAGCTCAAGGAGGCAGAGAAGGAG CTCCATGCTCGCTTTGACTCATTGAAGAAGCAACATGCAGATGAAAAGAAGAAACTAGAGGATCGCAAGAAACAGTTAGACGATGAGATGAATGTTCTTCAACAGAAGAAGGCTCAATACCAAGCAAACCAATCTACCATGGGCAAGAAGAAGaagtaa
- the LOC137274074 gene encoding septin-11-like isoform X1 — translation MAATEVQRDDNKTISLPEMPTVQAQNLRNLTLTGHVGFDSLPDQLVNKSVSQGFCFNILCVGETGIGKSTMMDTLFNTSFDSTPSSHDLPGVKLKAHTYDLQESSVRLKLTVVDSVGYGDQINKEESWKSIVDYIDTKFDAYLQEELKIKRMLHSYHDNRIHACLYFIAPTGHSLKALDLVTMKKLDSKVNIIPVIAKADTITKTELHKFKAKIMSELMANGVQIYQFPTDDETVAENNASMNSHLPFAVVGSNDEVKIGNKMVKARQYPWGTVQVENENHCDFVKLREMLIRTNMEDLRETTHKRHFELYRRHKLEDMGFSDSDAKSLSETYELKRQQHISDLQKKEEEMRQTFVIRVKEKEAELKEAEKELHARFDSLKKQHADEKKKLEDRKKQLDDEMNVLQQKKAQYQANQSTMGKKKK, via the exons ATGGCTGCAACAGAAGTGCAAAGG gatgacaacaaaacaattaGTTTGCCAGAG ATGCCAACTGTACAGGCTCAGAACTTAAGGAATCTCACCTTGACAGGCCATGTTGGGTTCGACAGCCTGCCAGATCAACTGGTCAACAAGTCTGTATCTCAAGGCTTCTGTTTCAACATCCTCTGCGTTG GTGAAACAGGCATTGGCAAGTCAACGATGATGGATACATTGTTCAACACCAGCTTTGATTCTACTCCCAGTTCTCATGATCTGCCAGGAGTAAAGCTGAAGGCTCATACATACG ATCTACAGGAAAGCAGTGTTCGACTCAAGTTGACCGTTGTCGACTCTGTTGGCTATGGCGACCAGATAAACAAGGAAGAAAG CTGGAAGTCCATCGTAGACTACATCGATACCAAATTTGATGCTTACCTCCAGGAGGAGCTGAAGATCAAACGTATGCTCCacagttaccatgacaaccgTATTCATGCTTGTCTCTACTTCATTGCTCCAACAGGACACTC GCTTAAAGCACTAGATCTGGTCACAATGAAGAAGCTAGATAGCAAGGTCAACATCATACCTGTTATCGCCAAAGCTGATACCATTACCAAGACCGAGCTCCACAAGTTCAAAGCAAAG ATTATGAGTGAGCTGATGGCCAATGGAGTACAGATCTACCAGTTCCCGACTGATGATGAGACCGTAGCAGAGAACAATGCTTCCATGAAT agtcacctaccttttgctgtGGTTGGCAGCAATGATGAAGTGAAGATTGGCAACAAGATGGTGAAGGCAAGGCAGTATCCTTGGGGGACAGTGCAAG ttgaaaatgaaaaccacTGCGACTTTGTGAAACTTCGCGAAATGTTGATCAGGACAAATATGGAGGacctaagggagacaactcacaaGCGTCATTTCGAGCTGTATCGTAGACATAAGCTGGAAGACATGGGGTTTTCAGACAGCGATGCAAAGAG TCTATCAGAGACGTATGAGCTGAAGCGTCAGCAACATATCAGCGACCTGCAGAAGAAGGAGGAGGAGATGAGGCAGACGTTTGTCATCAGAGTCAAGGAGAAGGAGGCTGAGCTCAAGGAGGCAGAGAAGGAG CTCCATGCTCGCTTTGACTCATTGAAGAAGCAACATGCAGATGAAAAGAAGAAACTAGAGGATCGCAAGAAACAGTTAGACGATGAGATGAATGTTCTTCAACAGAAGAAGGCTCAATACCAAGCAAACCAATCTACCATGGGCAAGAAGAAGaagtaa